GCATCCACGAAGAATAAATTCATACTACGCTCCACTGTCCGGTGTCCTGTGACTGAAACTTACAGATGTGCGTTTGAATTATGCATGAGTGCGAGTGAGTCACCAGCAGCTGCTACCTACCGTCTCGGTTCGGATGTGCATCTCTCCTCTTTCTGTCCTGGATAAGTCCTCTCTTACCAAACACTGCGAACAACCAACGCCGCACGCGTTCTCACCGCTCTCTTACTCCTTCAACCGTAACGATGGTCATGTGGCGGGCGACTGCCGGGGTCCAGGTCTCCGCACATCGATCCACAATTCAAATCAACTTTTCTTCAGCTTAACCTATTGGCCACTCATGGTTCTTAGAGTGGATCATACCGAGAGATGGCAAGAGGTCATTTTTTTTTGAATATTCTAGTAGCTTGGAGGTGTCTCTAGCTCATGTTACTACTAATCATCTGCAATTCATGTGTACTCCAAACGTAGAATGATTCCTTTGCCTTGTTACTAATAATCCCTTGTCAATCTATAGTTTGCTGCTCAAACTGATCTACGGTCCTACATATACGTCTAACTCTTGTCACCTAAGCCATCTTCAGACACTTCTTTCTGTGCCGCACAAGACAAACTTACAATCAGCAGTACTAACTCCGGCATGCAGCGAGTGTCTAGATCGCAGCTCGAAGAATGGGAAGAGCCGCAGGGTGCCAGACAAACTTCCTGCTGCAATTGTGCGCACCCTTCCCGCGCGGTTGTGGTTGTCGATGCTGCACTGAAGTTGCTCAGGTTCCGTAGCAAGTATCACAAGCCGGTTGTGATCTGCGACTGTAGTTGTCACACCAACAAGAATGGAGGCATGAGATGAGGAGGTGACTTTCTTTTATCAACGGATTGTGGGCACGATGCTGGTCGGATATTTCGGATGCTTTCTTGAACGCTACTTACCTGGATACAATCAGAACGTGGCGAGAACAACGGGGTCTTTAAGCTCCAATAGCGCTCGTTCATCATGTAATGCAAGGTTAAAttagagagtatagagaAAGCACGACTTGCCCATGGCCCTTTCCTTCTGTTGCAAGTGAGCAACGTTCAAGATAGTCGTGACCGTGGTGATTGTGGACCCGCACTGAATCGAGTTGTGCGCGCCTTTCACCTCGATCAAAATATGCTCATCGTCATCGGTGCAAACGCGTTACGCAAGCTCTCACTTGAGATCAACATTTGTTACTATTCAACCTCCCAGCACAGACAACCCACGGAAGATTTTAGAAAGCAGCGAATCGCACACTCTTTTGGGCTCGAACCAACCATATCTCCCCGGTTCGTACCACCTAGAGCTGACTCTAGCAAAGCTTACACACATCTTAGCTCTATTCTTAACCATCACGATGTCAATTGGCTCTTTTTGGCATCATAGGCGATTCGATCGGAGTGAGCAGGTCAATGGCCCCTCCCAGGATACGGGTCAGACTCCCAGTACTTCGGATCAGACTCCCAGTACTTCGCCGAACCACGACCAGCATTTCAACAGCGATGCAACGCCTGTAATCAATAATCACACGCTCAACGCTTTCCAGTTTCAAGACGGACCAAGCGTTTTACTTACTCCGCCCGACGATGGCCCTACAGTACACAATGAACGAGGCGCTTTCTATCAGTTCGGTGCCAATCCGACAGGGATAGCATTGAGTGAAGTGTCACGGGTGCCGCCTCGCCCGCTTGAACAATCCTCGTGGAGGTATGGGAGGGATCAGGCATGGAAAAGAGATAGCTCGGAATCTCTCTTGAGTACGCCAACAGACCAACAACACTCCTTCAATCCGAACACGGCCAGTAAGCGGCATGGTACGATCGCTCTTTCGAACTTCGATAGTGTTCTGAGCAGTCGTCGCTCGAGTGCGGTGCCAGACAGCATCCTGGGACAACTCGAAGAAGCGGCTTCGGAAAGAGGCCGTCTGAACCATCCTGAAGGTGAGGAAGCGCAGGAAGTTCCAGCTTCAGCGCTACACGATCAAAATGCGGACGATGCTCCAGTGTTTCTTCTCCAGGAAGAACATATCACAATCAGTAATGACATCCCACCCATCGGCAAGTGGCGTTGTTGCGAGTGTCAAAGAGGACACGAGATCTACCGCTTTGAGGCAGGTCAGCATCTGATTAGTATTCTCAATTGCTTGTGCAAGCATCGTTCATGTAGAAGTTGCACCTTCCAGGGCAACGTAAGGCGGTTCGCTCCGATAGACGATGCTGCTGGAGTGGCATCCGTTCCAGTCCTCGAGGGTGATGGCAGAACCATACGTTTCGGCGTGATCTGTCGCACTTGTGGCTTGTCCTGGAGAGCAAAGAGAGTCGAGGAGGCAAAGCGCCCGGGATTGCTCCGTCGAAAGCTGTCCATCTTACCAAAGAAGGTCAATCCATTACACAAGCTGCGCACTACACGATCGATGATCTATCTCGGCATTTCTCACGACTCTCGTACGGATGTGGGCCGTCCTGGAAGCGCATTGTCCACGTCTCGCTCGATCTTTAATCTCAAGTCGGCTTCGGATGCGCAAGGGAAGGACGCAAAACTTGCAGAACAGGCTCAAGGCGCCTTTGTCAGGTTCTATGGCATCGAGTGTACATGTGGCAGTATCACCAATGCGAGTTCAGTTTGCTTCCAAGTCGTCGACACGGCCGAGGTCAACGACGATGGCAAGCCGAGGGGACAATCCAGCGTTCAAGTTACTGAGACAGCAGAGTCGTGTTCTACGTCTGAACTGGAGGCTAAGGGCTATGGTACGCCTACCCTGCATCTCAAGGGTGGCTTGCATCCTAACCCGCTCCGGCGTAATCCGGTGAAGAGGTCCGAATCGCCGCAGGGCTGACACAGTCGAGAAGAAGGGAGATGAATACAGTCATATGCTCGTGTAGTGCAGCTTGTGGCGTCTGTCTGATGAAAACAGTAGTACAGAACACCTTGAGATGCGAATTGATGTCTGGCTAGATGATGATTCCTTCATGGTGCCTACGCTTGATGTCTTGCTGTAATCATGAGCCGAACCGGAAAGGCTGGAGAGGCATTGCTCGAACAGGCCCGGGGATTACCTTGTAGGAGAAAGATGGAATCAGACTCACCGCTTCGTTAAGTTGCCCAGGCGCGCGCTTGTCATACGGAGCATTTACCAGCCGCGTGAAGGCGGTACCGACTGCTGAGCCTTTTCACACTACTCCACAAACCCCACTCGTACCGGTCGAGCGACTGCGGTAGCGTTTACATTTTGGCAAGTGACTGACAGCGGCGTAGCAGCCTCCACTTTGACAACTGGTGCTGGCCCTCGTAGTCGGCTTACTGCAAGTGAGCGGGTCCTTTCATCAACCTATCATTATCATTCATCGCTCCCTCCGATATGCCACGGTCCGATATCAAACAGTTTGTTGTTCTGGAACTTTGTGTTTCCCTGGTTCGAGATGCTGGAAGGGTGGAGTTGCGATTGCTCGGGGACAAAGGGCTTGAAACGAAAGCCTTGGAGTCAGCCGCGCAGGCGCTTAGAGCTCAAGCGACAGGTTACAATTTTATTTGAGGATCAGCCTAAGGATTCAGTACTGGACCAACGTTCAGGCACCTCTAGAGACATCACTGTGGACGGATCGCAAAGTACGGTGATAGGTTTGCTGGAGCCTGAGGATCACTTGTGCTACACAGCCCGGGCCGGGGCTGTCATTCGCCTGGTGATGTGGGGCCCGGGCTCAGCCCTGTTTGCAAACAGTTGGGCTTTGATGCCCACGACATCAGAACAGTCAGATAGTTAAATTCAACTTGACCGCATGCGAACAATGGAATTCATTCACAACATAACCATTGTCTCCAGCGGTCTTGAAACACGTTGTTTGCAGCACACAAGCAAACACCAACTCTACTGTCTCAGCCCTCACAATGTCACTAGCCGCTCACTCGGCGTCGTCCAATAAAGCCCTCGGTGGTCCCTTCCAGACTTCTTTCCCCAACGCCTCAAGATCATCGACCTTTCCAAAAAGAGCTATTACCGTGCGAGACCGAGTACGCAAAATTGCGAGTCCCCTATTGAGATCCTACACCTTCACTCTGACCCAGCCTTGTGGACGGACAGCATCACGCGACACAACAACACTGAACTTGAGAAGAACGCACACCAACCAAGCCCCGACCATGACATCAAAGCAAGAGCTAGAATCCAACGCATGCCCGACGTGCAAGAGGAAGTATGAAGACAAGCTGGAGGAGAAGCCGTCAGAAGAGAAGCCCTCCAAGCCGGCGAAGACGGACACCACCATCGATATCGACGCGATTGTCGAGGACAAGCACAATCAGTTACCTCCCCTACCCTCACCTCCTCTCAAGCAACATCCCCGGTTTGTGCATTGCATGCCACCTGAGAGCCCCACCTACCGCGAGTTCTCGGTTTTCCTTGCTGGCAGCATCGAAATGGGACGAGCTGTACAATGGCAGAAGCACATGGCGACATTCCTCTCCACACTCCCCATCACAGTCAACAACCCACGCAGAGGACACTGGGATCCAGCAGCGACGCAGGAAGCCAAGAACGAGTCGTTCAGGCACCAGGTGGAGTGGGAGCTCTCGGCGCTGGAGAAGGCGGACGTGGTCTGTTTCTTCCTGGACGTCAGCACCATGAGTCCTGTGACGATGCTGGAGCTAGGCCTTTGGGCAAAATCCAACAAGGTGATTGTCTGCTGTGGCAAGAAGTTCTGGCGCGCTGGCAACATCCACATTGTTTGCGAACGCTACGGCATCCCGTTTGTGGAGACGTTTGAGCATCTCGTGCCGGCCATCAAGAACATGCTCGTTGAGAAGGGCATGAAGCTCGATGAGAGCGGCGACCTTGTCAGACCGTAGACATGTGCATTTCCACGGTCATCTGGGCAAGTCTTCGATTTCTGGCGTTCGGCGTTGGGTGGAGGTTTGGGGTTGGCAGGTTGAGCGCGAGTGTTGATATAGATGGAGGCGGGCAGTTGTAGCATCCTTCCAATGAACCGAGTACCTCCAGATCCTTTCAATCTAACATGTTTCGTGCGTGGTTTAGGCACCATAGATTATCCCTTCTGCATTCCCGATCACGCACTTCGTTCCACCACACTACAGAGCTGCAGCTCCGCGCGGAAGCAACCCACCAACCACAGTCCTGACAGTCCTGAGGCATTGCTCAGACCACAAGTCATGCTTACACGTTGACAGTAGCACACCAGAGCTCGTCTTCAGCCCGACCATCTATTGTAGCCCATGCATCAGCACCAAAGACTGCACCAGAGTGGAACGAAGAAGCCCCGTCTCCCTCCAGCCCAGCcccaacaacaacaacaaccttCTGCATTCTAGGAAGCCGACCCAGCAACATCCACGCCCGCGAAGCCCCCTGCCCCTGGACGACACCGACTCCTCCAACACCAACAAGCGCACGACCCATCGACAACCTCCAGTCGAGCAGCAACCGCCACAAAGCGCGTACAGGAAGCGGATCAGACGTGTCCCGTGGCCCCGGAGGAGATCCGTGATCGGGGGCGGCGCTGATGCATGTGGACGTGTGTATTCTTCTTTACGCGCGGTGTACTAGCGATGCGCGGAACGGTCACGCTTGGTGGGATTCGCAGAGGCCTGGCACGAAGTTATTTGTGAGAGGGGGGTTCTGGGGTTATGGTGTACTGCGCTTGGTGGGAAGGGGGTGCGACAACGAGTTGAGACGACCTTGGATTGGTGGGATGGGGATCTTCGAGAGACGGTGGGTGGTGTCTGTGTAGAGTGGTTCGGGGTGGGGCTGTAGCCTAGCCTGCGAGTGATGGGGGGGGGGATCGTTGGAGGAAGATTTCTTTTGGGGGGCTGTGTACGTTGCTCTCCGTGCTGCTAGGATCGTAGGATCTCTGCGGTTGGGTTGTATTCTGCAGTAGTTACCAAGCGTCCTTGCCGTGATGGGAATGCTCCTTCCAAGCGCGTGAATATCGAGGCTACCAAGAGAAGACCGACCACGACAGCCCGTCTTCCACATGTCGTCCTCAACCCTCCTCGACATCAAACGCCACCCGCACCCACAAACTACACCCCCCGCAGCCTACCAGCACCTCCTTCTCCCCCCTCTGCTCCGCATCCACGAGATCATCCTCCCGTATCCTGAACCCCTTGTCATCCCCACATCTACACGCCCTCGTCCACTCCGCCTCATCAGCCACCTCGTGCTCCTCGAAATCGCTCAAATCCAACAACTCGAGCCCGAGTAGGAAGTCCTGACTGGACGTGTGCACCCCAGCACCGTCGTCGCCGCCCTGCGACTCGGTGGCCAGAACGTGCGGGTTTCGCAGGAGCCAGTTGTCGTACTGCGCCCTGCTGGCCGCGCTTTGGAGGATGCGGAACGCTTCGCGCACATCGTCGACGCTGTGGCTGCCCTTGCTCGTGGCGGTCTTCTTGTCTGGGTGCGCGGCTAGCAGGGCATTTCTGTAGGCCCGCCTCAGCTCGGCTGCGGGGTGTCGATTCGATAGAGAGCCTGGGCTGGGCGCACGGAGGCCGAGGATGTGGTAGTAGTCTTTGGTGTAGGCCATTATGGCTGGCAGTCTTGGGTTGGAAGAGTCGCTCGGTATCTGACTGTGCTTGACTGCGCTCGGTGTCTGACTGCGCTCGACTGCGCTGTGCGGTACAAAGATTGGTACGGTCGCGCTGGTCGTCTGTGACACGTTGACCGTGGGTAATCTGAGCCTCAAGGCATGTTTGCTGTACAGTGTACGTCACAAAGTACTGCACAAGTCCTCGAGGGTGGTAGTCGCACGAGTTGCATCGTGGAGGTGGGGAATGAACGTGGTGAGGATTCACTCAGAAACCGAGTGGGGCAAACCCAGATTCATGGCACGACAAGACAGGGTCCAATGCACGCATATACGAACCCATCCGAGAGCAAGGAAGACTGGAAAGATACGCCCAAAACTCAGTGACCGGGCGCGGCACCAGAGTAATCCCATCCTTCTGAATCTATAGTTCTTGAGCATATTCGACATGGCACAGTCACGTCAGGCCTGCTGGGGTAGGTGCAGCTGCTCTACAGACCCAAGGCATACCGAATACTGTCCCGAGGGATGTGCTTGTCCAAATCGCCATGTTTGTAAAAGAGATGCTAGGAGCAAAGTCGCAGAACAGGGGAATAGGGGATTGCATTTGAGGAACCACGCCAAAACCTCCACCTCCGCGTGCAGTAGTAGTGCCCTCCGTACGAAGGATACCAAGTATGTAAGCGATCGCGCGATTGACGCGACCTCGGTAGACTGCATGCTCAATGGAAACAGTGCGGGTGATACAGGAGAGTAAAGGGAAACACATCAGTCATGGGGAATTGGACCATCCGACCCGCTCGCTGCTAAAGCCAATTTTCGAAATCACAGGACACATACAACTCCATAGGGCGCTCGCTGCCGTGGCAGCCTCCTTCGTCTATCTGGGAAAAGGAGACGGTGACTGGGGATGAACCAGGTCTAGAGAGGTAGGAACTGCTTAAGCGGCAGCGGGGGCGGCAGCTGGTGCCTCCTCGCTCTTCTGCTCGACAGGCGCGGCAGCCTCGGCATCGGCAGCCTTGTCCTCCTTGGGGGCGGAAGAGTCGGCAGCCTCGGCCTCGTTGCTGTCCGATGATGTCCAGAGGGTGAGGTTGTCACGGAGGAGCTGCATGATGAGAGTGCTGTCACGGTACGACTCCTCAGACAGGGAGTCGAGCTCGGCAATGGCATCGTCGAAGGCCTGCTTGGCGAGGTGGCAAGCACGGTCAGGTGAGTTCAGGATCTCGTAGTAGAAGACCGAGAAGTTCAGAGCCAGACCCAGGCGGATGGGGTGAGTGGGGGTGAGCTCGGTCTGGGCCACGTCGGTGGCCGTCTGTGGGAGGGCGTCAGTGGTTGCATCTGCGTTGGGCAGGCAGTTATTGCGTCATACCTTGTAGGCCTCGTGTGCGGCAGTCGCAGCGACCTTGCGCTTCTCGCCGGAAGCGAACTCGGCGAGGTAGCGGTGGTAGTCACCCTTCCTGTTGCAGCGGTCAGCCTCGCGGTGTCCTGTGCTATCTTGTGCCGAGCCGTGTGGACGCACATCTTGTGGTAGAAGACCTTGGACTCGCCAGACTCGGCCTTGGGGATGAGGGACTCGTCGAGGACGTTCAGGACATCCTGGCAGACCTTCTCCAGCTCCGTCTCGATCTTCTGGCGGTAGTCGCGGATGGTGCCCACGTGCTTCTCGGAGCCCTTGGACTCCTCCTTCTGCTCGATCGAGGAGATGATGCGCCACGAGGCACGTCGTGTGCCGACAACGTTCTTGTAGGCGACGGACAGGAGGTTGCGCTCGTCCACGGTGAGCTCACCGCCAATCTGCATCGTGTTAGGGCAGGCTGCTCGGCGTTGCAGGGGCACGGCGACGGGGGCCGCGTGTTGGCACAGCGTGCGGGCGGCGTGGGCATACCTTGGCGACTTCCTGCGAAACAGTCAGCTCGTGAGTCGGGGTGGCTACGGCGGTGTCTGCGGCGGACTGACCTTCATGTACGTGACCATCTCTGTGGGCGGCAGGGTTAGCATGCGTGGGCGGCGGGTTGGGCACACCAGCACTTACCATCGTAGCGCTCGGCCTGCTCGCACAGCCTGGCGAGGAAGGTCTTGCTGTTGCGACGTCAATAGGGCGGTGGTGCGGGGGCGGCAGCAGATAGGCCGTACCTCTCGCGCTGTTGGGGTGGCCAGGTTAGCCTCTGTTACTGTTGACCATCATCGTGGGCCGGGGTTGAGCGCCCGAGGGGCATCCCGCCGGCCAGCAAGGGCGGGGAGCGCAGAGAAAGGGTCACGTACCTCGTTCGCCATTGTATCGGACGTGTGGTGGACGGGAGTGCTGGTCGGATGGGACGGGGGTGGGTGCAGAGGTGCTTGGGGAAGGATACAGGCGGTGTGGGTGTGCTGCTGACGTTCACGGAAGAGTTTGTCGACTTGTTTGGGGGAAGATGGGAGGAAGCGAGCGGCTGTCTGGACAGGTGAAGACGGCGCCAAGGAGCGACTGAGCGACTGAGCGACTGAGCGACTGCCCATGGACAGCAGGACCAGCAGGACCAGCAGGACCCCACTGCGCCTTCTCTTCTCCAGAGGGCCGCCAATACGGTCGACTCCCATGGCCGCTGCCTTGGCCGCCCACGACCCGGCTTTTTCTTCTGCAAACGCCGCGCTGCCTCTTGCTTCTACTTTGctgctctctgctctctCTCTGCTGGTCATGTGCTCTTGGCAAGGAGGGGAGGGGTCCAGAGGGCTAGCAGCCCGTCGCTCGTCGTGCACACAAACAGACGGCCACAGCCTGCACACACGCTCTGCTCTTCTCGCTCCATGTACGCTCCGTCTTGCACGTCTTCCACGTCTTCACGTCTCCGCAATGGCGATTGCAATTACTATTGCCGCCGCTGTCGCACTAAATCACGCGGCTGCCAGCGAGTCGTGCGCTGGTTGGCCCCCGACGTGGCATGGCCCATCAGCCAAAGTGAAGCCTGAAGCACGCCCATGAGTCGTGTCACTTGAGATGAACGTTGCATTCACCAAGCACCTCTCACTCGGTGCACGGGAGCCATGACAATGCGCACCTCGTCGATGCGTGCACACCTGCGCACATGGCCTGAAACAGGTTGTTGGCCAGCAAACTGCTTCATCATACGACGGCCAGCTCGTCTTCAGCGCCGCAACCAATGCCGTGCTTTCCTCCTACCCAAGCCACCGTATTGCTATCGCTGCTGTACCGGCACCTTGCCTTGTCCAGCCTCTGCCTTTCCTACCCCAGCCCGTCAACGGCTCCCCGTCCGCTGCAGCACGCATCCGTCATGCAGCGCAGGCCTGGGTGCGTCAACTGCAGCACGTGAAGCTTCCATGTGCCCGTCTGTAACGCGGCCGCCATTGTCCTCCCGGGGGGCAACCTGATCATCTGAGACGGCCCTACCCAAGTCCCTCACGGCGCGTCTATGCCCTTGTCGACTGCCTGTTTCGAGTGCCAGTTGCTTCACATCAACAAACGCCAAACACCGAGCATGAGCGCCGCAGTACCCGTGCAAACACCCCTACAAACTGGTCAGCAACGGCACAGGAAGCCAAAGCACAGGGGGGCTGTGACGTACATCAACCACTGTAGCGTCGAGAACTTGACTGCCTCGAGCCTCTCTCGCAGCTGCGCTGTCTCCTGCTCGATTCTTGTCTCCGTCTCCTTCAGCTTGAGCTCTTGCACATTTGCCTCCTCCCTGATGCGACCCTTCTCGAGATTCAGGTCCAACCGCACAGACGCCTGCGTCCGCTGTATCTCGTCCCGCAGTCGCGAGTTTAGCTTCGCCAGCTCGTTGGTTAGCCGCTCGTGAGATGCGCGCGTCAGCGACGACTCCGTCGAGTCGGCCGTCATGAGCTCAGACCGGAGCTTCGCGAAATCGACCTTCTGCGTGTACGTAGCCTTCTCTTGGTCCTCGCGAAGCA
This window of the Ascochyta rabiei chromosome 14, complete sequence genome carries:
- a CDS encoding Diphthamide biosynthesis protein 4; the encoded protein is MAYTKDYYHILGLRAPSPGSLSNRHPAAELRRAYRNALLAAHPDKKTATSKGSHSVDDVREAFRILQSAASRAQYDNWLLRNPHVLATESQGGDDGAGVHTSSQDFLLGLELLDLSDFEEHEVADEAEWTRACRCGDDKGFRIREDDLVDAEQRGEKEVLVGCGGCSLWVRVAFDVEEG